The Juglans microcarpa x Juglans regia isolate MS1-56 chromosome 8S, Jm3101_v1.0, whole genome shotgun sequence genome has a window encoding:
- the LOC121244261 gene encoding uncharacterized protein LOC121244261, translating into MNNFRNALERGGLSDLGWKGDKFTWSNRHGDDTFTKARLDRVVANKAWIEAQKEVRVEVLVARSSDHRLVLLSFSHTNNSDFKGSRSFKYEAWWASEIDCERVVKEGWQQSSRGREPFEKLKRSIRSCTEGLRRWSRALTRNKTHEIAAKTKLLKNLQKVEGSHNIQEIRAVQKELESLLDQEDLKWKQRTKRNWYKHGDRNTKLFHACAR; encoded by the coding sequence ATGAATAATTTTAGGAATGCTTTGGAAAGGGGAGGTTTATCTGATCTTGGTTGGAAAGGGGATAAGTTTACCTGGAGTAATAGACATGGGGATGATACTTTCACCAAGGCGAGGCTGGATAGGGTGGTTGCAAATAAGGCTTGGATTGAAGCACAAAAGGAAGTTAGAGTGGAGGTTCTTGTGGCTAGAAGCTCTGATCACAGACTTGTTCTACTGAGTTTTTCCCATACTAATAACTCAGATTTCAAGGGCAGTAGATCTTTTAAATATGAGGCTTGGTGGGCTTCTGAAATTGACTGTGAAAGGGTGGTTAAAGAAGGCTGGCAGCAATCAAGTAGGGGAAGGGAACCTTTTGAGAAGCTAAAAAGGTCTATTAGAAGCTGCACTGAAGGTTTGAGGAGGTGGAGCAGGGCTTTAACAAGAAACAAAACTCATGAAATTGCTGCTAAAACTAAGTTGCTGAAGAATTTGCAAAAAGTAGAAGGAAGCCATAATATCCAGGAGATTAGAGCGGTCCAAAAGGAGCTGGAAAGTCTGCTTGATCAAGAGGACTTGAAGTGGAAAcagagaacaaaaagaaactgGTATAAGCATGGAGATAGGAACACGAAATTGTTTCATGCTTGTGCTAGatag